In the Campylobacter sp. RM6914 genome, one interval contains:
- a CDS encoding DUF2393 family protein — protein MINSLKHDILFILANSQAVDYLSYGWVFIAFLFILFIGIFFALKSWWQIGFLIILLGLIGFFVANFYVHQGLKTYLRPTVISDVATKQLTYSNTLIADFNITNESNKSFKICKIDIGFYMRSKQEAREFLNSLNPFFTKTIILKEPFVPKETKQIQQTINDFSFIEYKISKKAECF, from the coding sequence ATGATAAATAGTTTAAAGCACGATATACTTTTTATACTCGCAAATTCCCAAGCGGTGGATTATTTATCATACGGTTGGGTTTTTATAGCTTTTCTTTTTATTTTATTTATTGGAATATTTTTTGCTTTAAAATCATGGTGGCAGATAGGTTTTTTAATCATCTTGCTAGGTTTAATTGGCTTTTTTGTGGCGAATTTTTATGTTCACCAAGGTTTAAAAACATACTTAAGACCAACTGTCATAAGTGATGTTGCGACAAAACAACTAACATACTCAAATACGCTAATCGCTGACTTTAACATAACAAATGAGTCCAATAAAAGCTTTAAAATTTGCAAGATAGACATTGGTTTTTATATGCGTTCCAAACAAGAAGCGAGAGAGTTTTTAAATTCACTCAATCCCTTTTTTACAAAAACTATCATTTTAAAAGAGCCTTTTGTTCCAAAAGAAACAAAACAAATACAACAAACGATCAATGATTTTTCATTTATCGAATATAAAATATCTAAAAAAGCGGAGTGTTTTTAA
- a CDS encoding branched-chain amino acid transaminase, whose amino-acid sequence MDAAEFIWMDGKLIKWEDAKVHVLTHSLHYANAVFEGTRAYQTDKGLAIFRLRDHTKRLLKSAKMTVLNCKYTLEELENAQIELLRANKFKGNVYLRPLIYLGYGIMGLAHTKAPVNTAIAAWEWGAYLGEEGLKKGIRVKISSFAKYAPNSQMTKAKSSSNYLTSQMANYEAKDAGYDEALLLDEEGFVAEGPGECFFIVENGELVTPPSDNALLSITQDTVIKLACDLGIKVRRERLTRDQVYTADEAFFTGTAAEVTPISNIDNRIIGSGERGEVTKRLQDAYFDVVYGKNEKYASFLTYI is encoded by the coding sequence ATGGATGCTGCAGAATTTATCTGGATGGATGGAAAATTAATCAAATGGGAAGATGCCAAAGTTCACGTTTTAACCCACTCGCTACACTATGCAAATGCTGTATTTGAGGGCACAAGAGCTTATCAAACAGACAAAGGTTTGGCGATTTTTAGATTAAGAGATCATACTAAACGTTTATTAAAATCAGCAAAAATGACAGTATTAAATTGCAAATACACTCTTGAAGAGCTTGAAAATGCGCAAATCGAGCTTTTAAGAGCTAATAAATTTAAAGGCAATGTTTATCTTCGCCCACTTATCTATCTTGGATACGGCATAATGGGATTAGCCCATACAAAAGCCCCTGTAAACACCGCGATAGCTGCATGGGAATGGGGTGCATATCTTGGTGAAGAGGGCTTAAAAAAGGGTATTAGAGTTAAAATCTCAAGCTTTGCAAAATACGCTCCTAACAGTCAAATGACAAAGGCTAAGTCAAGCTCAAACTATCTAACATCACAAATGGCAAACTATGAAGCAAAAGACGCAGGATATGACGAAGCACTACTTTTAGATGAAGAAGGCTTTGTAGCCGAAGGTCCTGGCGAATGCTTTTTTATCGTTGAAAACGGAGAGTTAGTAACTCCTCCAAGCGATAATGCACTGCTTAGCATAACTCAAGATACGGTTATAAAACTAGCTTGTGATCTTGGTATAAAAGTTCGCAGAGAGCGCTTAACAAGGGATCAAGTTTATACAGCCGATGAGGCGTTTTTTACAGGAACTGCGGCTGAAGTAACTCCGATAAGCAATATCGATAACAGAATCATCGGAAGTGGCGAGCGCGGAGAAGTAACAAAAAGACTACAAGATGCGTATTTTGACGTAGTTTACGGAAAAAATGAAAAATACGCTTCATTTTTGACATATATTTAA
- a CDS encoding chorismate-binding protein produces the protein MRYHPGFLYGHFIHSDKKYTQSFTLIRYVRQNGNDMEFISGGGITLQSDARKEYDELIKKSTFLFETIKIKDKTACDLAVLMDWL, from the coding sequence GTGAGATATCACCCAGGGTTTTTATACGGACATTTTATACACTCAGATAAAAAATACACACAAAGCTTTACTTTGATACGATATGTGCGTCAAAACGGCAACGACATGGAGTTTATAAGCGGTGGAGGCATAACACTACAAAGCGATGCAAGAAAGGAGTATGATGAGCTTATCAAAAAGTCTACTTTCCTTTTTGAAACGATAAAGATAAAAGATAAAACGGCGTGCGATCTTGCGGTCTTGATGGATTGGTTATGA
- a CDS encoding DUF2393 family protein: MSASYFTIVHIIVLCIILLLCVLFFILSLKAERKLFLSLCFTNILVSVSLSVFLMLVLDKYTKIGILENVTNERILRNESIVFKGQVRNIGKFTISKCVLKIKLINQPLSKDNLSGEALFKPSGMSLFSWLLNEKKDTHPNTVEYSFEVAKDLKKKKSASFTVNMPYPPYFTRTMHVTKLNCY, translated from the coding sequence ATGAGTGCCTCTTACTTTACTATCGTTCACATCATAGTTTTATGTATCATCTTGCTACTTTGTGTTTTATTTTTTATACTCTCTTTAAAAGCGGAACGAAAACTCTTTTTATCACTATGCTTTACAAACATACTAGTTTCTGTCAGCCTTAGCGTGTTTTTGATGTTGGTTTTGGATAAATATACCAAAATAGGCATACTTGAAAATGTAACAAATGAGAGAATTTTAAGAAACGAAAGCATAGTTTTTAAAGGACAAGTAAGAAATATCGGCAAATTTACGATAAGCAAATGTGTTCTTAAGATCAAACTTATCAACCAGCCACTAAGCAAAGACAACTTAAGCGGAGAAGCGCTCTTTAAACCAAGCGGGATGTCGCTATTTTCATGGCTATTAAACGAGAAAAAAGACACTCATCCAAACACTGTCGAATACTCATTTGAAGTCGCCAAAGACCTAAAGAAGAAAAAAAGTGCCTCTTTTACGGTAAATATGCCCTATCCTCCGTATTTTACGCGCACAATGCATGTTACAAAGCTAAATTGCTACTAA
- the dapB gene encoding 4-hydroxy-tetrahydrodipicolinate reductase, with the protein MIKVGIHGASGKMGREIIACLKNNEVAKLSVAYTIEELDFELPKDVLVTDKFEVLFENSDVIIDFTIKQGALNLISYARTNPKPLVIGTTGLADEGATLIAQAANAMPILYATNMSLGVAVLNKLAAIASKALREFDTEIVEMHHKHKKDAPSGTALTLAKHIAEARGLDLKEVMTTGRDGLIGERKKDEIAVLALRGGDIVGRHTAGFYNDGEFIELNHTATSRATFAKGAIKAAIWLSSQNNGQYDITDCLGI; encoded by the coding sequence ATGATAAAAGTCGGCATTCACGGTGCTAGCGGCAAAATGGGTCGCGAGATAATCGCTTGTTTAAAAAATAACGAGGTTGCCAAACTAAGTGTGGCTTATACGATTGAAGAGCTTGATTTTGAACTACCAAAAGATGTTTTGGTAACGGATAAATTTGAAGTTCTTTTTGAAAATAGCGACGTTATCATAGACTTTACGATAAAACAGGGAGCTTTAAATTTAATAAGCTACGCAAGAACAAATCCAAAGCCGCTAGTCATAGGCACAACGGGTCTTGCCGACGAAGGCGCTACTCTTATAGCTCAAGCGGCAAATGCTATGCCGATCTTATATGCGACAAACATGAGCCTAGGTGTTGCCGTTTTAAATAAACTAGCAGCTATCGCTTCAAAAGCTCTAAGAGAATTTGACACTGAAATAGTAGAAATGCATCATAAACACAAAAAGGACGCTCCAAGCGGAACAGCTCTAACATTAGCTAAGCATATAGCAGAGGCTAGAGGTTTAGACTTAAAAGAGGTTATGACAACCGGCAGAGATGGTCTTATAGGTGAGCGAAAAAAAGACGAGATAGCAGTCCTTGCTCTAAGAGGAGGTGATATAGTCGGTCGTCATACGGCAGGGTTTTATAATGACGGCGAGTTTATCGAGCTAAACCATACTGCAACGAGTCGCGCTACATTTGCAAAAGGTGCTATAAAAGCTGCTATCTGGTTAAGTTCTCAAAACAACGGTCAATACGATATAACAGATTGCTTGGGCATATAA
- a CDS encoding tautomerase family protein, giving the protein MPFINIKTAAPEPTKEQKEQIIKETTEMMVRILGKQKERVMVFIETYGQDSVGVDGKSIEEIKKENK; this is encoded by the coding sequence ATGCCATTTATTAACATAAAAACAGCGGCTCCCGAGCCGACAAAAGAGCAAAAAGAGCAGATCATAAAAGAAACAACCGAGATGATGGTTAGAATTCTAGGCAAACAAAAAGAACGCGTTATGGTATTTATAGAAACTTACGGTCAAGACAGCGTAGGAGTCGACGGCAAAAGCATAGAAGAGATAAAAAAGGAGAACAAATGA
- a CDS encoding aminotransferase class IV codes for MTKVVYDELSELVSVEYFPYKVREFEKFYLTNINFSYAKKYLNRLNINKAKGKKDKIIMIKNDQILDTSIANIAIFANNLG; via the coding sequence ATGACAAAAGTAGTTTATGATGAACTTAGCGAGCTTGTAAGCGTTGAGTATTTTCCTTATAAAGTGCGAGAATTTGAGAAATTCTACCTTACAAATATCAACTTTTCATACGCGAAAAAGTATCTTAATCGCTTAAATATCAACAAAGCAAAAGGTAAAAAAGATAAGATCATTATGATAAAAAACGATCAGATTTTAGATACTAGTATCGCAAATATCGCTATTTTTGCTAACAACCTAGGCTGA
- the bcp gene encoding thioredoxin-dependent thiol peroxidase, translated as MSEFSKEDIERKVTLQKGDEAPNFTLENADGVSVNLKDFIGKNVVLYFYPKDNTPGCTTEACEFSALFDDFISNDTVIVGISPDSVKSHVGFISKQNLKHILLSDPQKQVSKEYGVWQVRKNYGKEYLGIVRTTFVIDKEGKISKVYKSVKAKDHAAKVLADLVK; from the coding sequence ATGAGCGAATTTAGCAAAGAAGACATAGAGCGCAAAGTAACACTGCAAAAAGGCGATGAAGCGCCAAATTTCACGCTTGAAAACGCCGATGGAGTTAGCGTAAATTTAAAAGATTTTATCGGTAAAAATGTCGTGCTTTACTTTTATCCAAAGGACAACACTCCTGGCTGCACCACCGAAGCTTGCGAATTTAGCGCACTTTTTGACGACTTTATCTCAAACGATACGGTAATAGTTGGTATAAGCCCGGATAGCGTAAAAAGCCATGTTGGATTTATCTCTAAACAAAACTTAAAGCACATCTTGCTAAGTGATCCTCAAAAACAAGTCTCAAAAGAGTATGGAGTATGGCAGGTGCGTAAAAACTACGGCAAAGAGTATCTTGGCATAGTTAGAACAACTTTTGTTATCGATAAAGAAGGTAAAATTTCAAAAGTATACAAAAGCGTTAAAGCCAAAGACCATGCGGCAAAAGTCCTAGCGGATCTAGTTAAATAA
- a CDS encoding chorismate-binding protein codes for MPHKRTLKINLLNDKKELSEQMMITDLMRNNLLAVAGGIKV; via the coding sequence ATGCCACACAAAAGGACGCTAAAAATAAATTTACTTAACGACAAAAAAGAGCTTAGCGAACAAATGATGATCACAGATCTCATGCGCAACAACCTTTTGGCTGTTGCTGGCGGCATAAAAGTGTAA
- the msrB gene encoding peptide-methionine (R)-S-oxide reductase MsrB, with amino-acid sequence MAKILTIILFLCTLLNAQIKGEAKMSEIYLAGGCFWGVEGYFKQLKGVVETSVGYANGNSENTSYDKLKQTDHAETILIKFDENRINLAEILAHFFRIIDPFSINKQGNDVGRQYRSGIYYTNDIQKALLDKFIAMEQEKATQKIAVEILPLKNYIKAEEYHQDYLDKNPNGYCHIDLNLAKKPLYGEDDFVMPGREELKQKLSPHQYAVTQEKATERPFSSEYDKFYEKGIYVDIVSGKPLFSSSDKFDAGCGWPSFSKPITTDALSYEQDESHGMQRIEVLSSVANSHLGHVFNDGLPELGGLRYCINGASLKFIPLEKMKELGYEKYIIYVK; translated from the coding sequence ATGGCTAAAATTTTAACGATTATTTTGTTCTTGTGCACGCTTTTAAATGCACAGATAAAAGGAGAGGCGAAAATGAGTGAAATTTATCTTGCAGGAGGTTGTTTTTGGGGAGTTGAGGGGTATTTTAAACAACTTAAAGGAGTGGTTGAAACAAGTGTAGGTTATGCAAACGGCAACTCGGAAAACACAAGCTATGACAAACTAAAACAAACCGATCACGCCGAGACTATACTTATAAAATTTGATGAAAATCGCATAAATTTGGCTGAAATTTTAGCTCATTTTTTCCGTATCATCGACCCGTTTTCTATTAACAAACAAGGCAACGATGTCGGAAGACAGTATAGAAGCGGGATTTATTACACAAATGATATCCAAAAGGCTCTTTTGGATAAATTTATCGCCATGGAGCAAGAAAAAGCAACACAAAAGATCGCAGTTGAAATTCTGCCACTTAAAAACTACATAAAAGCCGAAGAGTATCATCAAGACTATCTTGACAAAAATCCAAACGGATACTGCCATATTGACCTAAATTTAGCGAAAAAACCGCTTTATGGCGAAGATGATTTTGTCATGCCTGGCCGTGAGGAGTTAAAGCAAAAACTTAGCCCGCATCAATACGCCGTAACTCAGGAAAAGGCAACAGAGAGACCATTTAGTAGTGAGTACGACAAATTCTACGAAAAAGGAATTTATGTCGATATAGTAAGCGGTAAACCGCTATTTTCAAGCTCGGATAAATTTGACGCGGGATGTGGCTGGCCAAGCTTTTCAAAACCCATAACAACCGATGCGTTAAGCTACGAGCAAGACGAAAGCCACGGCATGCAAAGGATCGAAGTGCTATCAAGCGTAGCAAATAGCCATTTAGGACATGTTTTTAACGACGGCTTGCCTGAACTTGGAGGTCTTAGATACTGCATAAATGGAGCTAGTTTAAAATTTATCCCGCTTGAAAAGATGAAAGAGCTAGGATATGAAAAGTATATAATCTACGTTAAGTAA
- a CDS encoding prohibitin family protein produces MPANLNDYFNKKNNNSSGDNGGNEPPRINFKKPKMPDGMGKIGTLAYVIIAIIAVIAITQPFVIINSGEVGIKSTAGKYESNPMQPGFHFFIPFIQKVIVVDTRVRLINYTSGEDMGENARLISGGTTGIIRKNSISVLDARNLPVSIDITVQYRLNPENAPQTIAAWGLSWENKIVDPVVRDVVRSIAGKYTAEELPTRRNEIATQIDQGIRKDIDAQPNRPVELLTVQLREIILPEKVKEQIERVQIAKQEAERTKYEVERANQEALKKAALAEGTAKAAIIEAQGKADAVKIEADAQAYANKEVAKSLDSNLLNLKQIETQGKFNEALRENKDAKIFLTPGGAVPNIWVDTKDKARQSAVETTR; encoded by the coding sequence ATGCCAGCAAACTTGAATGACTATTTTAATAAAAAAAACAACAACAGCTCGGGCGATAACGGCGGCAACGAGCCGCCTAGGATAAATTTCAAAAAACCAAAAATGCCAGACGGAATGGGTAAAATAGGCACTCTAGCTTATGTTATCATAGCTATCATAGCGGTGATCGCCATTACACAGCCTTTTGTTATCATCAACTCAGGCGAAGTAGGTATCAAATCAACCGCCGGTAAATACGAATCAAACCCTATGCAGCCGGGCTTTCACTTCTTCATACCTTTTATCCAAAAGGTCATAGTCGTAGATACGAGAGTTAGGCTTATCAACTATACTTCAGGTGAAGATATGGGAGAAAACGCAAGACTGATAAGTGGTGGCACAACGGGTATAATTCGTAAAAATTCTATCTCTGTTCTTGATGCAAGAAACTTACCGGTTAGCATAGATATAACTGTTCAATACCGTCTAAATCCTGAAAATGCACCTCAAACTATCGCCGCTTGGGGTCTTAGCTGGGAAAACAAGATCGTAGACCCGGTTGTTCGCGACGTGGTTAGAAGTATCGCCGGTAAATACACCGCAGAAGAGCTTCCAACACGCAGAAACGAGATAGCTACACAGATAGATCAAGGTATAAGAAAGGATATTGACGCTCAGCCAAATAGACCTGTAGAGCTTTTAACAGTGCAGCTTCGCGAGATCATCTTGCCTGAAAAAGTAAAAGAGCAAATAGAGCGCGTTCAGATCGCAAAGCAAGAAGCCGAGAGAACTAAATACGAAGTAGAGCGTGCAAACCAAGAGGCCCTTAAAAAAGCCGCACTCGCAGAAGGTACGGCAAAAGCTGCTATCATAGAAGCTCAAGGTAAAGCCGATGCCGTTAAGATCGAAGCCGACGCACAAGCTTATGCAAACAAAGAGGTGGCAAAAAGTCTTGATAGTAACTTACTAAATTTAAAACAGATTGAAACTCAGGGTAAATTTAATGAAGCTCTTCGCGAAAACAAAGACGCTAAAATTTTCCTAACTCCTGGCGGAGCCGTGCCAAATATCTGGGTTGACACAAAAGACAAAGCAAGACAAAGCGCGGTTGAGACAACAAGATAA
- a CDS encoding chorismate-binding protein encodes MRKPKRATELGISFKFDATLKPKTYTLQKFPINFKTYKQAFNKVQNHQHNGHSYLLNLCFTTPIKTELSLEEIYNHADAKLVLYKKTNLSALARSLLCV; translated from the coding sequence GTGCGCAAACCAAAGCGCGCTACCGAGCTTGGAATTAGTTTTAAATTTGACGCTACCCTAAAACCAAAAACCTATACCTTGCAAAAATTTCCTATAAATTTTAAGACATACAAGCAAGCCTTTAATAAAGTCCAAAACCACCAGCACAACGGACATAGTTATTTGTTAAATTTATGCTTTACAACACCTATAAAAACAGAGCTTAGCTTGGAAGAAATTTATAACCACGCGGATGCAAAGCTGGTTTTATACAAAAAGACGAATTTATCTGCTTTGGCCCGGAGCCTTTTGTGCGTATAA
- a CDS encoding type II secretion system GspH family protein yields the protein MKKGFTAVELVFIIVVLGILSAVVLPKLFGTREDTFVARAATNISTFVSDITHCYMAQGGFENGKENIYKMTSVAFPIQIGTNNCLDVTDVTQTSITLSISEADLCGDLWRIDSLAEFKELVSKDIDGTAKEIPSIDSRILIFGTQKN from the coding sequence ATGAAAAAAGGATTTACTGCCGTTGAGCTTGTATTTATCATCGTTGTTCTTGGGATCTTGTCTGCTGTTGTTTTGCCTAAGCTATTTGGCACAAGAGAAGATACTTTCGTAGCAAGAGCTGCGACAAATATTAGTACTTTTGTAAGCGATATAACACACTGTTACATGGCGCAAGGCGGGTTTGAAAATGGCAAGGAAAACATATATAAGATGACAAGCGTAGCATTCCCCATACAAATAGGCACAAACAACTGCCTTGACGTAACAGACGTAACCCAGACTTCCATAACATTAAGCATATCGGAAGCGGACTTATGTGGCGATCTTTGGCGCATAGATAGCCTTGCAGAATTTAAAGAGCTCGTAAGTAAAGATATCGATGGAACCGCAAAAGAAATACCGTCCATTGACTCTAGAATTTTAATATTTGGCACACAGAAAAATTAA
- the hisIE gene encoding bifunctional phosphoribosyl-AMP cyclohydrolase/phosphoribosyl-ATP diphosphatase HisIE has protein sequence MLENLNIDWQKVDNLLPTIVQEQGSNDVLMLAYMNEEALNLSLKSGFAHYFSRTKNRIWKKGEESGNTQKIISAHLDCDNDTLLLKVVQNGGIACHTGQKSCFFNEINLTNLTSSNKPENVVNRPTYNLADELYHIILDRKLNADPQKSYVASLFHKGENSILKKIGEEATEFVMACKDTTANSSEKNKNDMVYEAADLYFHTMVALSIHNIHPDRIKTELARRFGMSGIDEKNSRNDK, from the coding sequence GTGCTTGAGAATTTAAACATAGACTGGCAAAAAGTAGACAACCTCCTCCCGACTATCGTCCAAGAGCAAGGCAGCAACGATGTCTTGATGCTCGCTTACATGAATGAAGAGGCATTAAATTTAAGTCTAAAAAGTGGCTTTGCTCACTACTTCTCACGCACTAAAAATCGCATCTGGAAAAAAGGTGAAGAGAGCGGAAATACCCAAAAAATCATCTCCGCTCATCTTGACTGCGATAACGACACATTGCTTTTAAAAGTCGTGCAAAATGGTGGCATAGCATGTCATACAGGGCAAAAGTCGTGCTTTTTTAACGAGATAAATTTAACAAATTTAACCTCATCCAATAAGCCTGAAAATGTAGTTAATAGGCCAACCTACAACCTAGCTGACGAACTTTATCACATTATACTAGACAGAAAGTTAAACGCCGATCCACAAAAATCCTATGTCGCGAGCTTGTTTCATAAAGGTGAAAATTCCATACTGAAAAAAATAGGCGAAGAGGCAACTGAATTTGTTATGGCTTGCAAAGATACAACGGCAAATTCTAGCGAGAAAAACAAAAACGACATGGTTTATGAGGCTGCAGACCTTTACTTTCATACCATGGTTGCGCTTAGCATACACAACATACACCCCGATCGTATCAAAACCGAACTCGCGCGTCGCTTTGGCATGAGCGGCATAGACGAGAAAAACTCACGTAATGATAAATAG
- the purF gene encoding amidophosphoribosyltransferase, which produces MCAIVGVINSQDAAKTAYYALFSMQHRGQEASGISACDNGEILTHKGKGLVTEVFNESSLKTLKGDMAIGHNRYATAGKNSGNDSQPIAANYSLGQISVVHNGNLVNKDEVRGALIDEGAIFQSNMDTENIVHLIARNHSPHLQERITAALDKILGAYCLLVQSRHKIFAIRDKYGVRPLSLGRLKDGGYIVASETCAFDLVEATFIRDVRPGEMLVFENGEDEFESIQLFEPEPRICAFEYIYFARPDSVVEGKSVYDVRKKMGAALARQSKIKADFVVPVPDSGVPAALGYANESGIPFELAIVRNHYVGRTFIEPTQELRNLKVKLKLNPMSEVLKGKSVVVVDDSIVRGTTSKKIVELLRHAGAKEIHFRVACPELKFPERYGIDTPSFAELISANKTCDEVCKYIGADTLEFLEIDDLVKSIGDEREYSLVSFDGNYFIK; this is translated from the coding sequence ATGTGTGCGATAGTCGGAGTAATAAATTCACAAGATGCAGCTAAAACCGCGTATTATGCGCTATTTTCTATGCAGCATCGTGGGCAAGAGGCGAGCGGTATAAGCGCTTGTGATAATGGCGAAATTTTAACACACAAGGGCAAAGGTCTAGTAACCGAGGTCTTTAATGAAAGCTCGCTAAAAACACTAAAGGGTGATATGGCGATAGGACACAACCGCTACGCAACAGCCGGTAAAAACTCAGGCAACGACTCCCAGCCGATAGCGGCAAACTACTCTTTGGGGCAAATTTCAGTCGTACATAACGGCAACCTTGTAAATAAAGACGAGGTTCGTGGAGCGCTTATAGACGAGGGTGCTATATTTCAGTCAAACATGGATACTGAAAACATCGTTCATCTAATAGCAAGAAACCACAGCCCACACCTGCAAGAGCGCATCACCGCAGCACTTGACAAGATACTTGGTGCGTATTGCTTGCTAGTGCAGTCGCGTCATAAAATTTTTGCTATCCGCGACAAATACGGCGTGCGTCCACTCTCACTTGGGAGATTAAAAGACGGCGGGTATATCGTTGCTAGCGAAACATGTGCGTTTGATCTTGTAGAGGCAACTTTCATAAGAGATGTACGCCCTGGTGAGATGCTAGTTTTTGAAAATGGCGAAGATGAGTTTGAGAGCATACAGCTTTTTGAGCCAGAGCCAAGAATTTGCGCGTTTGAGTATATATATTTTGCACGTCCCGATAGCGTTGTAGAGGGTAAAAGCGTCTATGATGTTCGTAAAAAGATGGGCGCGGCACTTGCTAGACAAAGTAAGATTAAGGCTGATTTTGTAGTTCCTGTACCAGATAGCGGTGTGCCTGCTGCGCTTGGATATGCAAACGAGAGCGGCATACCTTTTGAGCTTGCTATCGTGCGTAACCACTACGTCGGACGAACATTTATAGAACCCACGCAAGAGCTTAGAAATTTAAAGGTAAAACTCAAGCTTAACCCAATGAGCGAGGTTTTAAAAGGCAAAAGCGTTGTTGTGGTTGATGATAGCATAGTTCGCGGAACAACATCTAAAAAAATAGTCGAATTGCTTCGTCATGCTGGAGCTAAAGAAATTCACTTTCGCGTAGCTTGTCCGGAATTAAAATTTCCTGAAAGATACGGCATAGATACTCCAAGCTTTGCCGAACTTATCAGCGCAAACAAAACATGCGACGAGGTTTGCAAGTATATAGGCGCAGACACTCTTGAATTTTTAGAGATAGATGACCTTGTTAAAAGTATCGGCGATGAGCGTGAATACTCGCTTGTTAGCTTTGATGGAAACTACTTTATTAAGTAG